The sequence TATTTCAGAAGTGCCATACACTACTAAGTTGTCTCTAGTACTTAGCATTTATATAGtactttacatttttaagtgCTATATAAACGCCATCTAGATTAATATTATCTAAAGGCAGAACACAAAATGAAAGTGAGTGGTGATCAGATGAACAGCACCAGGACAGTAAAATGTAATGTAAGTACTACAGTGAGAAACTAAGTACTTTGAAATCAgatgatagaatggtttgggttggaagcgaccacaaagatcacctagttccaaccccctgccacgggcagggacacctcctgctagaccaggttgctccaagccccatccaacttggccttgaacactttgagggatggggcatctacagcTTCTCCAGATAATCTGTtccagtgaagaatttcttcccaatgtctaacctaaatctactctcttccagtttaaagccattcccccaTATCTTATCTCTACAcactttgtaaaaagtccctccccagataGCTACGCATGAGCTACAATAGAAGACCGTATGTTTTACATGGGGAATGTATGAATATAAAATTACTACCATTCATTAAATAGGTCTGTGTGACCACAAGGAATTCATGTAAGAGCTGAAACTGGCTCCACAGGCTTAAAATGCCTTACTCCAAAGTTGCAGGAAACAACAGGAAACCACTTCAGAGGTAAATAAACAGCTTATTTCAAGTGCTAATACAAACAGCCTTTAAGAGCCAATCATTCTTATACATCAATGCGGATTCCATgttttatagacattaattcCCTAGTGCCTGTTAAATACATAATAAATGAACATAGATGAGGTAAGGATGCTGTAATTGCCACATACAGCCAATATGGCAAAGGAGGAGTTTTTCCAAATGGGCAAATCCAGAGGCCATGACGAATCCCATCACGAATGTGATGAGAAGTCCAGGATATGAACAACATCCAAGGAAGAAAGCACCAGGAATCCTTAAGCCTGAAAAGGTGCATGATAAACTTTAAGGTCAGAGCCACAACAGGAATCACAGTAGAACAATGAAGCAGTGGTCTCTGTGGAAGACTCAGAGCAGcctgtagaaaagaaaaatataattgtcAATGGCTGCAACAGTCacaaaaagataaatgtttcATGGATGTTTACAGGCACATTAGCAAGTGGCCACGTGaaagtgcaaagaaaaacatactGTTCCTTTACACTGTAGTTGATAAAAATTTACAATATGCCTATTTAGATGTATGAGAGCCGTGTGTTTCCCTGTCTATATTGTATGATACAAATCATACATCCCAAGCACTActagcagcagcacagggagggcaTGGGCTGACGTCTGATAGCTGTCATATATTCATGTGCTATACAGGAACTTGCATAGTCCGCTGCACGGATTATATGTATTGAATTTCAAGATAATTAAAAGGAACAACAGTATGAAGACAGTATCTCTAATTCTGATCTGTCTCTGCCTCAGCCACAGAAAACCTGACTGAGACACTCAAAGAGAGAACAGACCCCACTCTTTGGGGAAGGGGCCATATTGCAGCCATTGGGAGGATATGCCCTCCTACAAGACCAAACcaagagaaacagaacacaCTGTGAAGTGGCCTGTGGTCTCTTCTGCATGACTATGGAGACGGCATGAGAAAACGGGATATAAAACCCACTGCTGCCCTACAGGTATGAGTACAAGGGCTGCTAGGTAGAACAAATACAGGAGGAAGTTCTTCCAGGTAGATGGCTGCTCCAGTTTCCAGTGAGTGGTTCCCCATCAGAATAGACAGACTCGAGATCCCTGTACATCAGGTATGAGTAGGAGGAATGAAAGCTGCACAAACCCATTTGTCAATGCCTATATGCAAAATCAGAGATGCCACACCttcagccaggaggaggagaggaataACTGAGTATATTGGAATGTTATGGACTCAGTGGCCTGGCACGCTGAAACCACGAAGTATAAAGccttggtggacactggtgcacagtgcaccctAATGCCACAGAATCTTAAAGAGACAGAATCCATCACTATTTCTGAAGTGACGAGGGAATCTCAAAAACTGATGTGAAAAGCACTCTACAGTGACAGGCCCAGATGCTCTGTGCATCCTTGGCAAAGACTACCTCAAGAGAGAATATTTTAAGGACCCAAAAGGGTACCAGTGCACCTTTGGTATAGCACTGTAAGAggctgaggacactgaacagttGTGTATTTTGCCCAGTCTTTCAGACAGCTCTTCGGCAATGGGGTTACTGAAAGCTGAAGAACAACAGGTGCAAATTGCTACTGCAacagtgcattgatgacaatACTGCACCAACCAAGACTCTGTGATCTCCATTCACAAGCTGATCTGTCAACTggagagccaaggagtgatcagcaggacccGCTCACCCTTCAACATTCCTTTACGGCCAATGCAAAAGCTTAATGCAGAATGCAGATTAACAGTGGACTATCACGGCATAAATGAGGTTGCACCACTGCtgagtgctgctgtgccagactTGCTAGAACTCCAGTATGAACTGGAATCAAGGGCTGCCAGGTGGTATGCCACAACTGACATTTTGCTAATGCGTTTTTCTCCACTCCTTTAGCAGATGAGGGTAGACAGCAGCTTGCTTTCACCTGAAGGGGtgtccagtacacctggaattgACTCAGGGAGGAA is a genomic window of Apus apus isolate bApuApu2 chromosome Z, bApuApu2.pri.cur, whole genome shotgun sequence containing:
- the TMEM267 gene encoding transmembrane protein 267, producing the protein MVFAMASETEKAHALLQTFSTASVISSLGLGIFCFVADRLLQFSFIQQNYWLRALSDNAVHGILGMWSWAIVIGLRKKSDFTEVILAGFLASVIDVDHFFHAGSLSLKAALSLPQRPLLHCSTVIPVVALTLKFIMHLFRLKDSWCFLPWMLFISWTSHHIRDGIRHGLWICPFGKTPPLPYWLYVAITASLPHLCSFIMYLTGTRELMSIKHGIRIDV